The genome window TAAAGGTTCAGTGATGTAAAGATGTGACAGATGTGGTAACTGTGGAGGCTGTAGGTGGCTTTTCTCTTGATCCTCGTGTTTATAAAATCACCCTGGAGTCGGTGTGTTTGGGGATTCATTATTCTGGTATAAAATGAGGGAATGAAACCAGAAACAGTCTCATAATCCCTGATGTTGTTGTGTTCAAAATATCTTCTTATATGGCCTCTTTGAAACTCTGTAACATATTATACTTTAACATGAATATTGTTCTTCTGAAGCTGTGTGGCATTATAAAGTATTAGCTTTGtgtatgttgtgtatggaaAACCTGCTTTCTCTTGTGAAACCATAAAttatatgactgtatatatttatatttcgcTTCTCCTGTTACAGGTAAAGAGGAAAATTTTAGATTTTGCAACTTCAGAGctgttaaattatgtaatttaatttattttttctttaactgtttattttttaaaaagaagaaaaatgagaaTAGTAATGCAGCACAAAAGCAACATTATAGATggaaaaatttaattttgagaaataaatctTACAGATGATagtatattatttcatttttaaagatatttcaaATTAAAGTCGCATCAATTCCCCTAGAATGGGaaatttttaattagtttgatGCAcccatttaattatatttaatgttttgtaagtttttttatttagtttgtttattttgaatagcacatttaaaaaaagttaaactatTAGTTATATAACATAACAGCCTCTATGTGTTACTGTTACTATCATTGTGCTGATGTGGATTTCCTGTTgtgaaatgaaataatatttaagTTCTATTATCATATTATCTTCATATCTCATCTATTGTAGTTCATTTTGTAGCTGAAATGATTTGCTCATTTCCCGCAGTTTTAAGTTTTAATCGATTAATTAATAAGTTAATTGgcaataataattcaaaaataacaACTTCATGGATGATTTAATTGtattagagttttaaaaaattaagaaaacatgcCAAAGGTTCTCTGTTCTCTGAAGGATTAGCTGTTAGTTTGTTGTCTCATGCCAAAGCAAATtgaatatgtttgtgttttggaaCAAATAACTATTCGATGACATCTGCTTGAGCTGTAGGAAATTGTGAAAGATATTGTTTGACATTTCATATATCCAATGAATCAGTTAATTGAAAAAATCTTGAGAATAACTGATAATGACATTAAACCCTTGTTGCAGCTCTCTATTTATTACTGCTGTCTAATTTGATGATATAATTGATGATCTCTTTGTAAAATCCTGTATtgtatcctctctctctcttcactcAGATAATTCTCCAGTCGATGCATAAATATAAACCACGTGTGCACGTCATCCAGCACGACCCTCGCATGGACTTGTCACAGATCCAGTCGCTGCCTGCTGAAGGAGTGCACAGCTTCTCCTTCCCAGAGACTGAGTTCACCACAGTCACAGCCTACCAGAACCAACAGGTGACTAACACTCATCTTTACACCCTTTAAGCACATATCAAGTCTTTTCAACTGTCTGCACTGCAAACATAGAAGTGTGCGATATATATCGTCTACAATATTGTTGTTAACGTTGTTTTGATGTGCGATTTCACATTATCGAGTATTTATAAcatcttaaaaagaaaaattacaaaaggtGCATTGACGGTGGAGGAGAGGTGCATGAAAGTCACTTTGTTAACAATATTAAGAAATGATGATGAGCCACTTATTTTGCTCATGCTTGTATGCTGCACAGTTTACCTCAGGAGAGAGAAGCTgaatgtttacatttaatgtctctacattgaagtttaactgggagtctcttgaatgcttcagtttaaagaaaataaacaagagctgttggtctgaaacattgtgtccatccatacagtcatggaaaaaattattagaccacccttgttttctctaatttcttgttcattttactgCCGAATACAACTAacggtgcatttgtttggacaaatataaagataacaacaatagccattttcaatggttttcttgataataaccaaaatcattatcaagaaaaccatggaaaatgtctaaatatcagctcttaaattaaacttcaacttatcagctatttttgttgttatcattatatttgtccaaacaaatgtacctttagttgtaccaggcagtaaaatgaacaagaaattgaagaaaaaaatggtctaatatttttttccatgacctggtaagcaagaagaattttaacagcttttttggggtaaagaaatcacattttaaaggataTCGTCAGATTATCGTTATcggaaaattataaaaaaataaagatttttttggccTATGTCGCCCACCCCTATGCACACATGGCTGTAATATTCCTCAATGAGCTAATCAACagttaaaaatgctttaatctGAGCATCATGAAGGTGATGAGGCCCATTCCTCTGTGGCCTCAGTGTCCTGTTGCTCCGAGCGGGTGTGTGTGTTCCCGTACAGGGGAGCTGACCCCGCTGTtggctgcagctcctccagtaACAGAGGCGTCCGCGGGGACTGCCAGCTCTTTTCATCAGGGTTCTTTTTACGATCAGCGAACGTATTATTACAGAAACTCAATAACGAGCTGTGACTGGGCCCACTGCTGGAGTCCACAGCCCATTAAAGCACCAAATAAAACTGTACGACCTCCAAGAACCCTGTTTGACATGGCTGATCGCCCTGGGTGCTGCTGGGAGATGCAGTCccagagggggtgggggggttggggggccGTGCCACTCTTCGTGCTGTCGTAAAGCTGAGCTCATTGTTAGCTTAACACGTCAGCGGCTGACACGTCCGCTCTAACGCGTATCTGTTCCTCTCTTCTGGGCAAGATCACAAAACTGAAGATCGACAGGAACCCGTTCGCCAAGGGCTTCAGAGATCCAGGACGGAATAGGTACAGCAAACCCTCACCAAACATCCACACTTGTTCTAGCTCAGAGAGTACTCCACTAAAGACCCAGCAGGGATTTAAGGTTCAACCGCTGACATTTGACACCACATAAAACCTTCAGAATGAAGTTGAAGTGTGTAGTGCTGAATTTCACACCTctcaaaatcaatatttaaatacctggaataacatttttcagtgcttgtgtgtgtaggGGAGTGTTGGATGGCCTGCTGGAGTCGTATCCCTGGAGAGGCCCTCTCAGCTTAGACTTCAAGCCATTTACCATCCAGCTCCAAGGTACCGTGCTGCTGCTTATAACTCCTCCGCTaaagtttttctctctgtgattctgacatcttttattttgacagggaGCTCGGGGTCACCGACCAGCAGTATGAAGACTCTTTtccccttctcctcttcttcatccCTTCACCCGTTCTCCGTCTCCTGCCAGGACGCAGCAGCTCTCCACGCCCTCGCTCTCCCTTTCTACGGCAAGACCTCCGCCGCCGCCTCGCCCTCCTCCCCGCTGCCCAGCAGGGCCTTCTCCTCCCTGGGAGCGGACCGACTGAGAGGCCTGCCCCCGCTGTCTCCTCTCGCAGACCTCCCACTCCTCTCGGCGCTGCAGGCCAAGAAACCTCCCAACTGTAGGGATCCATGTCTTCACGGGTCTCCGGGGAGCTCCCCCAGCCTCTTCCCCCTCCACAGCCCCCTCAGCCCGCAGGGGCCTTCTCTGCTCCCTCATCTCTCTGACTCTGCGGGCCCCTACTGTCTTTACCGCTACAGCTTCCCCCTGAGCCCCCAACTCACAGCTATTTCCCGGCACGCCAAACTAACCGAAGACACCACAGACTGTCTGCTGCGCCAGTCTCCGTGGCACCCGACCACCAACCACTGCCTCTGACAGCTGGACCGCACTTTTAGGCTCCGGCCCATTGAGTGTAACGAGCCAAAGCTTATTGCAACAAAACAGAGAGGGCTGGTTCTCTATTCGAGCAACACTCAAAGGAGCAGTAAACTGTGGCAGCAGGGatgattttgtatttaaaaactattttgtacactGTGTTGGATTTACCAGCATGAAAACTGATCCCAGAGCAGATCACGAGAGCCAAAAGCCCAACATGGCAGTGAACAGAAATGTAGACAGAATGTAGATTTTTACTGGGGACAGTCTCTGTACCGCAGGGCAAACTCAAAGAGCATCAGCAATAGGACCCGAGGtatgtaatataaatattaatgagTGACTGTTAAACTGACCATAAGTGCCTATTAAAGTATTGCTCATACTTTTTGTTTGGATCACACACCGGCAttcaaaatgttcttttttccatttgtataaacacagtaaaagaggaaaacaccttttctatattttcatgTTGTATTCACCATGGATGGATTATGGAACAACGGGCCCCTGGACGCAGATAACCAAAAGGCCCACCATCATTCCCACTTAGGagctttgcagttgtttttttagtgtctttttgttggtgttttcccattttttggttgttttcatAGTCGTTGAGTCTCttgttttgcatgtctttgtagtcgttttggtctcttttgtatctttgcagttgtttttttagtatttcttaatttttgggGGGGTATTTTTTAGGTCTCTAGTTGTTTACCCCGTAATTGTATAGTTATTtggcatctctttgtagttgttttgtgtcagtttgtgtttgttttacccCCTTTCAGTGTCACTGTTTGTCTTCTTGTGTCTCTCTGGAgctttttgcatctctttgtagtctttttgtcttttgtcattattttgtctGGTTATTggttgtggttattttttgtctgtggttattttgttgctttttgtggtaattgtgagtgtttttgtagttgttctgtgtctctttgtggttgtgttgGCCCTTTGCATAGTCGTTGAGtctctttatgtctttttgcagctgttttgcatgtctttgtcgtcgttttggtctcttttgtatctttgtagttgtttttttcgtatttctttagtctttttgtattttttttgtctgtagttGTTTCCCGTATTTTATAGGTATTTGGCACCCCTTCatcgtttttttgtgtctttatgtgcttgtttttaccatttttttaaggagtttttgtagttgttttgtgtctcttcgtgGTTGTTTGGCCCCTATCATAGTTTTTGCGAGTCTCCTTGTAGCTGTTGTGCATCTTTTTATAGTCCTTTAGGTttcttttgtatctttgtaggtgatatgtattttttttttttctatttttgtattgttttttctcttgtttcccgcatttttacagttattaggcgtctctttgtagttgtttcgtgtctctttgtgtttgttttacttcCTTTTAGTGTCATTGTTAGTCTCTTCGTGTCTCTTTGGGgctttttgcatctctttgtagtctttcatgttttttcctcatgtttctttgtggtaattttgagtctattCATAGATGTTTCGTGTCACTTCATTTCTTTCGTCTGGTTATTTAttggttgtagtttttttgtcatcattgtgagtgtttttgtagttgtttggtgTCTCTGTGTGGTTGTTTGGCCTCTATCATAGTTGTTGCGAGTCTCCttgtagctgttttgcatctttttgtagttgttttggtttctttgtAGTCTCTTTATGTTTCCTTGTGGTAATgttgagtctcttcctggttggtatgtctctttgagtgacatttggAGGTGAAGACCAGGGGGCCCCCTGAGCCTGTAGCCAGCAGGcccgttcagtaatccatccatggtaTTCACTTGAATATACACTAAAGTGAAACAGAAACACATGCTTTACATGTACAACAGGAAGTTTAGAATaagaaatgatgcaaaaatcTCCTTTAAGGTGCTTCAGTGTTCCTGTGATGGTATGAAAACAAagcatgttttgtgtttttcaggctCTAAACTAAATCTCAGAGTCAGACCTGGCCACCCCTGACTAATAACATGAGCTCATCAAGTCTCTCTGTGATTTTAGGGGAAGAACAACAGCTGCCAGGATTCAGGCGGCCAGTTTCCATTCCTGTACTTTATTACCAATAACAGGCCTAATCAGAGACGCATGGAGGTGAAAGGGTTACTCTATAGAGGCCTTTATTAGACTCAGTCTATCACAAGATTGGAAGAGGGCTCCTTGCCGTCGTGTCATCATTATTGTAATCACGGTTGTAACATTGTTCCAGGATCAACAGTAAATCAATACTGCAGTGTGAAGACATGTGGAAGGCTTTTGGGAAAATGAATGCTAGTGTGCCATGAGGAACAGAGAATG of Centropristis striata isolate RG_2023a ecotype Rhode Island chromosome 12, C.striata_1.0, whole genome shotgun sequence contains these proteins:
- the tbx22 gene encoding T-box transcription factor TBX22; its protein translation is MRRDTELCAGQSQSSGGYTTRRKTGPCGKMQGLSSRAHAFSVEALVGKPCKRMKVSEGHESSSAGDTGSETSIFTGLNEYPVSRMKKAGSTPRRAEDTSCDPDRQKVRSGTEESEPSGEESKPKESDCRLDREVRVDLQGSELWKRFYEIGTEMIITKAGRRMFPSVRVKVRNLDPCQQYYIAMDVMPVDSKRYRYVYHSSQWMVAGNTDHSCISPRLYVHPDSPCAGETWMRQVISFDRVKLTNNEMDDKGHIILQSMHKYKPRVHVIQHDPRMDLSQIQSLPAEGVHSFSFPETEFTTVTAYQNQQITKLKIDRNPFAKGFRDPGRNRGVLDGLLESYPWRGPLSLDFKPFTIQLQGSSGSPTSSMKTLFPFSSSSSLHPFSVSCQDAAALHALALPFYGKTSAAASPSSPLPSRAFSSLGADRLRGLPPLSPLADLPLLSALQAKKPPNCRDPCLHGSPGSSPSLFPLHSPLSPQGPSLLPHLSDSAGPYCLYRYSFPLSPQLTAISRHAKLTEDTTDCLLRQSPWHPTTNHCL